One Helicobacter cetorum MIT 00-7128 DNA window includes the following coding sequences:
- a CDS encoding tetratricopeptide repeat protein, with amino-acid sequence MISNLTRKLSLMLLMAVGGASVLGAITPADLLKKGDESLKNGHYKQAVSFYAKGCELRNGVSCASLASMYEDGEGVEKSYPKAISYYKKGCELRNGVSCASLASMYEDGEGVEKSYPQAISYYKKGCELRNGVSCASLASMYEDGEGVEKSYPKAISYYKKGCELKGAVSCSSLGYMYFKGMGVEKDYKQAFEFSKQACTLKYGFGCHLVGYMYRDGKGISKDLNQAFVFFKKGCHLKNASSCASLGYMYENGEGVEKNHRLALPFYAKGCHLKDESSCHNLGTMYYNGRGVEKDIAKAVTFYEQGCNLGFKDSCKALQEIKAKK; translated from the coding sequence ATGATAAGCAATTTAACGAGAAAATTAAGTTTGATGTTGTTAATGGCAGTGGGTGGAGCTAGTGTTTTGGGAGCTATAACCCCTGCAGACTTGCTAAAAAAGGGCGATGAGAGCTTAAAGAATGGGCATTATAAGCAAGCTGTGTCTTTCTATGCTAAGGGTTGTGAGCTAAGAAATGGTGTTAGCTGTGCGAGCTTAGCCTCTATGTATGAAGATGGCGAGGGCGTAGAAAAGAGCTACCCTAAAGCGATTTCTTACTATAAAAAGGGTTGTGAGCTAAGAAATGGTGTTAGCTGTGCGAGCTTAGCCTCTATGTATGAAGATGGCGAGGGCGTAGAAAAGAGCTACCCTCAAGCGATTTCTTACTATAAAAAGGGTTGTGAGCTAAGAAATGGTGTTAGCTGTGCGAGCTTAGCCTCTATGTATGAAGATGGCGAGGGCGTAGAAAAGAGCTACCCTAAAGCGATTTCTTACTATAAAAAGGGTTGTGAGCTAAAGGGTGCTGTAAGTTGTTCTAGCTTAGGGTATATGTATTTTAAGGGTATGGGTGTTGAAAAAGATTACAAACAAGCTTTTGAATTTAGTAAGCAAGCATGCACACTCAAATATGGGTTTGGCTGTCATTTAGTAGGATATATGTATCGTGATGGTAAGGGTATTTCAAAAGACCTTAATCAAGCATTTGTATTCTTTAAAAAAGGTTGTCATTTGAAAAATGCCTCAAGCTGTGCGAGCTTAGGATATATGTATGAGAATGGTGAAGGTGTGGAAAAGAACCATAGACTCGCATTGCCATTTTATGCTAAGGGTTGCCATTTAAAAGATGAGAGCAGTTGCCATAATCTAGGAACGATGTATTATAATGGTAGGGGCGTAGAAAAAGATATTGCTAAGGCAGTTACTTTCTATGAACAAGGGTGCAATCTGGGCTTTAAGGATAGCTGTAAGGCACTACAAGAAATTAAGGCTAAAAAATAA
- a CDS encoding Mrp/NBP35 family ATP-binding protein, producing MKAKLKSVLLNKLCYKKSLFIILRSKMLTQEDILNALKKIIYPNFEKDIVSFGFVKNITLHENKLGLLVEIPSSSEETSEILREHISKAVQEIGVKEVNLDIKTPPKPQAPKPTTKNLAKNIKHVVMVSSGKGGVGKSTTSVNLSIALANLGKKVGLLDADVYGPNIPRMMGLQNADVITDPSGKKLIPLKAFGVSVMSMGLLYDEGQSLIWRGPMLMRAIEQMLSDIIWGDLDVLVVDMPPGTGDAQLTLAQAVPLSAGITVTTPQIVSLDDAKRSLDMFKKLHIPIAGIVENMGTFVCEHCDKESEIFGSNSMNELLETYNTQILAELPLEPKVRIGGDKGEPIIISHPNSVSAKIFEKMAQNLNAFLDKVEHEKLADNKDIQPTQTQGCSH from the coding sequence ATGAAAGCAAAATTAAAAAGCGTTTTGTTAAACAAATTATGCTATAAGAAGTCTTTATTTATCATTTTAAGGAGTAAAATGCTTACGCAAGAAGACATTTTAAACGCATTAAAAAAGATTATCTATCCTAATTTTGAAAAGGATATTGTCAGCTTTGGATTTGTTAAAAACATCACTTTGCATGAAAATAAATTAGGGCTTTTGGTAGAAATTCCTTCAAGTTCTGAAGAAACAAGCGAGATTTTAAGAGAACATATCTCAAAAGCTGTGCAAGAAATCGGTGTTAAGGAAGTGAATTTAGATATTAAAACCCCACCTAAACCACAAGCCCCAAAGCCCACTACCAAAAATCTAGCTAAAAATATTAAGCATGTAGTTATGGTAAGCTCTGGTAAGGGCGGTGTGGGTAAAAGCACAACGAGCGTGAATTTAAGCATTGCTTTAGCGAATTTGGGTAAAAAAGTGGGGTTATTAGACGCTGATGTTTATGGGCCTAATATTCCTAGAATGATGGGCTTACAAAACGCTGATGTTATTACTGACCCAAGCGGTAAAAAACTCATTCCTTTAAAAGCTTTTGGGGTTTCTGTGATGAGTATGGGGCTTTTGTATGATGAAGGGCAGAGTCTCATTTGGCGAGGACCTATGCTTATGCGAGCGATTGAGCAAATGCTAAGCGATATTATTTGGGGGGATTTAGATGTGTTAGTAGTGGATATGCCCCCAGGCACAGGCGATGCACAGCTTACTTTAGCTCAAGCAGTGCCACTAAGTGCAGGAATAACTGTTACTACACCCCAAATTGTGAGTTTAGATGACGCTAAAAGAAGTTTAGATATGTTTAAGAAATTACACATTCCTATTGCCGGTATTGTAGAAAATATGGGAACATTTGTGTGTGAGCATTGTGACAAAGAGAGCGAGATTTTTGGCTCAAATTCTATGAATGAATTACTAGAAACTTATAACACACAAATCTTAGCTGAGCTCCCCCTAGAACCTAAAGTGCGTATTGGTGGGGATAAGGGCGAACCGATTATTATCTCTCATCCTAATAGCGTGAGTGCTAAAATCTTTGAAAAAATGGCACAAAATTTAAACGCCTTTTTAGACAAAGTAGAGCATGAAAAATTAGCTGATAATAAGGATATTCAGCCTACACAAACTCAAGGTTGCTCGCATTAA
- the gyrB gene encoding DNA topoisomerase (ATP-hydrolyzing) subunit B — protein sequence MQEYQSHSIKVLKGLEGVRKRPGMYIGDTNVGGLHHMVYEVVDNAVDESMAGFCNTINITLTDEGSCIVEDNGRGIPVDIHPTEKIPACTVVLTVLHAGGKFDNDTYKVSGGLHGVGVSVVNALSKRLVMTIKKEGQIYRQEFEKGIPISELEIIGKTRSAKESGTTIEFFPDESVMEVIEFQASILQKRFKEMAYLNDGLKISFKEEKTQLQETYFYEDGLKQFVKDSAKKELLTPIISFKSMDEETHTSIEVALAYADDYNENTLSFVNNIKTSEGGTHEAGFKMGLSKAILQYIDNNIKTKESRPVSEDIKEGLVAIVSLKMSEPLFEGQTKSKLGSSYVRPLVSKLVYDKIHQFLEENPNEAKIIANKALLAAKAREASKKARELTRKKDNLSVGTLPGKLADCQSKDPMESEIFLVEGDSAGGSAKQGRDRVFQAILPLKGKILNVEKSHLSKILKSEEIKNMITAFGCGIQESFDLEKLRYHKIIIMTDADVDGSHIQTLLMTFFYRYLRPLIENGHVYIAQAPLYKYKKGKTEIYLKDSVALDYFLIEHGINSVSVEGIGKNDLMSLLKVVRHYRYVLLELEKRYNLLEVLRFLIETKDALALDTKILEKSILEKLESLNYQVLRSFATEESLHLHVQTPKGLVEFNMDDNLFKEVLFEEASYTYQKLMAYNLDFLEDKDILAFLEEVENHAKKGASIQRYKGLGEMNPNDLWETTMHKENRSLVKLKIQDLEKTDAMFSLCMGDEVEPRRAFIQAHAKDVKQLDV from the coding sequence ATGCAAGAATATCAAAGCCATAGTATTAAGGTTTTAAAAGGCTTAGAGGGGGTTAGAAAGCGCCCCGGAATGTATATTGGCGATACCAATGTAGGCGGATTACACCACATGGTGTATGAAGTCGTGGATAACGCCGTAGATGAAAGCATGGCGGGCTTTTGTAACACTATCAATATTACTTTAACCGATGAAGGTTCATGTATTGTAGAGGATAATGGGCGAGGAATCCCTGTTGATATTCACCCTACTGAAAAAATCCCTGCTTGCACCGTGGTTTTAACAGTTCTGCATGCTGGTGGTAAATTTGATAATGATACCTATAAAGTTTCAGGCGGTTTGCATGGCGTGGGCGTTTCTGTCGTGAATGCTCTAAGCAAACGCTTGGTAATGACCATTAAAAAAGAGGGTCAAATCTATCGCCAAGAGTTTGAAAAGGGAATTCCTATTAGTGAGCTTGAAATCATCGGCAAGACGAGAAGTGCTAAAGAAAGTGGCACTACCATTGAGTTCTTCCCCGATGAAAGTGTCATGGAAGTGATTGAGTTTCAAGCGAGCATTTTGCAAAAACGCTTTAAAGAAATGGCGTATCTTAATGATGGTCTAAAAATTTCTTTTAAAGAAGAAAAAACGCAACTTCAAGAGACTTATTTCTATGAAGATGGCTTGAAACAATTTGTCAAAGATAGCGCTAAAAAAGAGTTGCTTACCCCTATTATTTCATTTAAAAGCATGGACGAAGAAACACACACTTCTATAGAAGTCGCTCTAGCGTATGCTGATGACTATAATGAAAACACCTTGAGCTTTGTGAATAATATTAAAACTTCTGAAGGTGGAACGCATGAGGCGGGCTTTAAAATGGGCTTGTCTAAGGCGATTTTGCAATATATTGACAACAACATTAAAACTAAGGAATCTCGCCCTGTTTCTGAAGATATTAAAGAGGGTTTAGTGGCTATTGTGAGCTTAAAAATGAGTGAGCCTTTATTTGAGGGACAGACTAAGTCAAAGCTTGGTAGCTCGTATGTGCGTCCGTTAGTCTCAAAGCTAGTCTATGATAAAATCCATCAATTTTTAGAAGAAAATCCTAACGAGGCTAAAATCATCGCTAATAAAGCCTTGTTAGCCGCTAAAGCTAGAGAAGCGAGCAAGAAAGCAAGAGAGCTTACAAGGAAAAAAGATAATCTAAGTGTGGGCACCTTGCCCGGAAAATTAGCCGATTGTCAAAGCAAAGACCCCATGGAGAGTGAAATCTTTTTGGTAGAGGGTGATAGTGCGGGCGGAAGTGCGAAACAAGGGCGAGATAGGGTTTTTCAAGCGATTTTACCCTTAAAAGGTAAGATTTTAAATGTAGAAAAAAGCCATTTGTCAAAAATCCTAAAATCCGAAGAAATCAAAAACATGATTACGGCTTTTGGGTGTGGCATTCAAGAGAGTTTTGATTTAGAAAAATTGCGTTATCATAAAATCATTATTATGACTGATGCTGATGTAGATGGAAGCCATATCCAAACTTTGCTGATGACCTTTTTCTATCGTTATTTACGCCCACTGATTGAAAATGGGCATGTTTATATCGCTCAAGCTCCCCTTTATAAATACAAGAAAGGCAAGACAGAAATTTATCTTAAAGATAGCGTAGCTTTAGATTATTTTTTAATTGAGCATGGCATTAATTCTGTGAGTGTTGAAGGGATTGGCAAGAATGATTTGATGAGCTTGTTAAAGGTTGTGCGTCATTATCGCTATGTGCTTTTGGAGTTAGAAAAACGCTACAATTTGCTAGAAGTTTTACGCTTTTTGATTGAAACTAAGGACGCTCTAGCCCTTGATACTAAAATTTTAGAAAAAAGCATTTTAGAAAAATTAGAGAGTTTGAACTACCAAGTTTTACGCTCTTTTGCCACAGAAGAGAGTTTGCATTTGCATGTGCAAACCCCTAAGGGCTTAGTGGAATTTAACATGGACGACAATCTCTTTAAAGAAGTGTTGTTTGAAGAAGCAAGTTATACTTATCAAAAACTTATGGCATATAATTTGGATTTCTTAGAAGATAAGGATATTTTGGCGTTTTTAGAAGAAGTGGAAAATCACGCTAAAAAGGGAGCAAGTATCCAACGCTATAAGGGACTAGGTGAGATGAATCCTAATGATTTATGGGAAACAACTATGCATAAAGAAAATCGTAGTTTGGTAAAACTAAAAATACAAGACTTAGAAAAAACTGATGCGATGTTCTCGCTGTGTATGGGCGATGAAGTAGAGCCTAGAAGAGCCTTTATCCAAGCTCATGCTAAAGATGTGAAACAACTAGATGTTTAA
- the dnaN gene encoding DNA polymerase III subunit beta, whose amino-acid sequence MKISANKNDLEIALRSLQAFLDKKDASSITSHIHLEAINDQLFLKASDSDMGLKSHILVQSVEDEGMGTINGKKFLDIISRLKDASLILETKEDVLIIKQNKSSFKLPMFDASEFPEFPSIEPKVSMNISTPLLVDAFKKIAPVIEQNSHKKELAGALMQFDKANQTLALVGTDTRRLSYTQLEQNAIESQEQTFSCILPKRALLESLKLFYEDFSFKSDGIVAIIENSTHTFFTKLIDGNYPDYQKILPKEYTSSFTLDKEEFKESIKLSSSLSANIKLTLESNSVLFESLDSEHSETASTSIELENALDLENTFSLGVNAKFFLEALNALGTAHFTLHCNESSAPFLLQEPLDEKQSHLSAKISTLMMPITL is encoded by the coding sequence ATGAAAATCAGTGCCAATAAAAACGATTTAGAAATTGCATTACGCTCATTGCAAGCCTTTTTGGATAAAAAAGATGCCTCTTCTATCACTTCTCATATTCATTTAGAAGCTATCAATGACCAACTCTTTTTAAAAGCAAGCGATTCGGATATGGGACTAAAAAGCCATATCTTAGTGCAATCTGTAGAAGATGAGGGTATGGGGACAATCAATGGGAAGAAATTCTTAGACATTATTTCACGCCTAAAAGACGCCAGCCTTATTTTAGAGACTAAAGAAGATGTTTTAATTATCAAACAAAATAAGAGCTCTTTTAAGCTCCCTATGTTTGATGCGAGTGAGTTTCCTGAATTTCCTAGCATAGAGCCAAAAGTAAGCATGAATATTAGCACACCACTTTTAGTTGATGCATTTAAAAAAATTGCGCCTGTTATTGAGCAAAACAGCCACAAAAAAGAATTAGCCGGTGCTTTAATGCAATTTGACAAAGCTAATCAAACTCTTGCTTTAGTTGGCACTGATACAAGGCGCTTATCCTATACTCAGCTAGAGCAAAACGCTATAGAATCCCAAGAGCAAACTTTTTCTTGCATCTTACCTAAGCGTGCCCTTTTAGAAAGCTTAAAACTTTTTTATGAAGATTTTTCTTTTAAAAGCGATGGTATAGTAGCCATTATTGAAAATAGCACACACACCTTTTTTACTAAACTTATTGATGGCAATTACCCAGACTATCAAAAGATTTTACCTAAAGAATATACTTCTAGCTTTACTTTGGATAAAGAAGAATTTAAAGAAAGCATTAAACTATCAAGTTCTTTAAGCGCTAACATTAAGCTTACTTTAGAATCAAATAGTGTGTTGTTTGAATCCTTAGACTCCGAGCATAGTGAGACCGCCAGCACTTCTATTGAGCTTGAAAATGCCCTAGATTTAGAAAACACTTTCAGTCTTGGCGTGAATGCGAAATTCTTCCTTGAGGCTTTAAACGCACTAGGAACAGCGCATTTTACTTTGCATTGCAACGAATCTAGCGCACCTTTCTTACTCCAAGAACCCCTTGATGAAAAACAAAGTCATTTGAGTGCTAAAATTTCCACTTTAATGATGCCAATCACCCTATAA
- a CDS encoding TonB-dependent receptor family protein, whose product MYKYLAVFFCICVPLILNAMDTKTLSKVQTTKNRLKAFPNSYEDERVKNFTGSRTIISNKQLKKTANQSIEEALQNVPGVQIRNNTGTGVMPSISLRGFGGGGAGHSNAGLFLENGVPITPAPYSKIQLSVFPITFQMIDRIDVIKGGASVQYGPNTFGGVFNFITKAIPTKWENQVSERITFWGKSKNGGFYDPKSKNPLANNMLYNTFLRTGGMINKHFGIQASANWIKGQGFRDNSPTNLQNYMLEGLYQINSNNVLKMYYQYYNSFAKNPGSLAIRDYKENRFQNLRPNNALSGNSKRYGLEYKNTFGDSDKVYGEFSFSYFTHDMSRDYALESSFMSVNLNPNIAPIYSKDTNTILNNARRYVVNAFEPKLKLSINNTRYIKQDLVMGLRFMTEDTYDTHGFKTSKGVTKEMGLPTKLLNNYTAFYLSDEMKFFNDKLVVAPGFRYTFLNYHFVENKGSKKTHFNQINPAVNIAYRPLKGLNIYANYMRSYIPPQYNLNGWNTHYFQVFDEFEAGARYALNDLLSFNANYFAIYANNYYTGRYASRPVNALSQGVELELYLKPIRGLNIHASYTYIDARITNNRYHDGQDIKNKRLPFTSPNQFVLDASYTYKGTTFGLSSYFYSRSYSDILNHVQEKTIILHEHKKGEYAGLFENQTYGILPWYWVWNIQVSQVLWESGRQQITASLQVNNLFNMKYYFRGIGTSWGGREPAPGRSVTALVSYNF is encoded by the coding sequence ATGTATAAGTATTTGGCTGTATTTTTTTGTATTTGTGTGCCATTAATATTAAATGCTATGGATACCAAAACGCTCTCTAAAGTGCAAACCACTAAAAATCGTTTGAAAGCGTTTCCTAATAGCTATGAAGATGAGAGGGTGAAAAATTTCACAGGCAGTCGCACTATTATTTCTAACAAGCAACTTAAAAAAACAGCCAATCAAAGCATTGAAGAGGCTTTGCAAAATGTGCCGGGCGTGCAGATTAGAAATAATACAGGCACTGGGGTTATGCCTAGTATTTCATTGCGTGGGTTTGGGGGCGGAGGTGCTGGGCATTCTAATGCGGGCTTATTTTTAGAAAATGGCGTGCCTATCACCCCAGCTCCGTATTCTAAAATCCAGCTTTCAGTCTTTCCTATTACTTTTCAAATGATTGATAGAATTGATGTGATTAAGGGTGGGGCGAGTGTGCAATATGGGCCTAACACTTTTGGTGGGGTGTTTAATTTCATCACTAAGGCCATACCGACTAAATGGGAAAATCAAGTGAGTGAGCGCATTACCTTTTGGGGTAAGTCTAAAAATGGCGGATTTTATGACCCTAAATCTAAAAACCCCTTGGCTAACAACATGCTTTATAACACTTTTTTAAGAACAGGGGGCATGATAAACAAGCATTTTGGTATCCAAGCGAGTGCGAATTGGATTAAGGGGCAAGGCTTTAGAGACAATTCGCCCACCAATTTGCAAAACTACATGCTAGAAGGCTTGTATCAAATCAATAGTAATAATGTTTTAAAAATGTATTATCAGTATTATAATTCTTTTGCTAAGAACCCCGGCTCTTTAGCCATTAGAGACTATAAAGAAAATCGTTTCCAAAATTTACGCCCTAATAACGCTCTATCAGGTAATTCCAAACGCTATGGCTTAGAGTATAAAAACACTTTTGGAGATAGCGATAAGGTCTATGGGGAGTTTAGTTTCAGCTATTTTACGCATGATATGAGTAGGGATTATGCTTTAGAAAGTAGCTTTATGAGTGTGAATCTAAACCCAAATATCGCCCCCATTTATTCTAAAGACACTAACACGATACTTAATAACGCACGCCGTTATGTAGTGAATGCCTTTGAGCCTAAGCTCAAACTCTCTATCAATAACACACGCTATATCAAGCAAGATTTAGTGATGGGCTTAAGGTTTATGACAGAAGATACTTATGATACGCATGGGTTTAAAACCTCTAAGGGTGTTACTAAAGAAATGGGTTTGCCTACCAAATTATTGAATAATTACACCGCATTTTATCTTTCTGATGAGATGAAATTTTTTAATGATAAGCTGGTTGTTGCCCCCGGATTTCGCTACACCTTTTTAAACTATCATTTTGTAGAAAATAAGGGAAGTAAAAAAACGCATTTTAATCAAATCAATCCTGCTGTCAATATCGCTTACAGACCTCTTAAAGGGCTTAATATCTATGCTAATTATATGCGCTCTTACATTCCCCCACAATATAATCTCAATGGTTGGAACACGCATTATTTTCAAGTCTTTGATGAATTTGAGGCTGGGGCAAGATATGCTTTAAATGACTTGTTAAGTTTTAATGCGAATTATTTTGCTATTTATGCCAATAACTATTATACGGGGCGTTATGCAAGCAGACCTGTAAATGCCCTCTCTCAAGGCGTGGAATTAGAATTGTATCTCAAGCCTATTAGAGGGCTTAATATCCATGCGTCTTACACTTATATAGATGCTAGAATCACGAATAATCGCTACCATGATGGGCAAGATATTAAGAATAAAAGACTTCCTTTCACTAGCCCTAATCAATTCGTATTAGATGCCAGCTATACTTACAAAGGCACGACTTTTGGCTTGAGCAGTTATTTTTATTCTCGTAGTTATAGCGATATTTTAAACCATGTTCAAGAAAAAACAATTATTTTGCACGAGCATAAAAAGGGCGAGTATGCCGGACTTTTTGAAAACCAAACTTATGGGATTTTGCCATGGTATTGGGTATGGAATATTCAAGTCTCTCAAGTCTTATGGGAGAGTGGCAGACAGCAAATCACAGCAAGTTTGCAAGTGAATAATCTCTTTAATATGAAATATTATTTTAGAGGTATTGGCACTTCATGGGGGGGCAGAGAGCCAGCTCCCGGAAGAAGTGTAACCGCATTAGTGAGTTATAATTTTTAA